The following coding sequences are from one Natrinema sp. CBA1119 window:
- a CDS encoding IS4 family transposase codes for MGTEIDSVSPSTVGAEFYSLLDAVDSEFIADDFEIGTHTARHDFDNHLKVAIFEGVHPSDSLAELAEKTAVYDELAYMAGSTFSRLTNDRDYRAVVRLFLELLHSPQLYHQRSVQRKRLDWLDRAVVATDATNLPLTRSVAVPSERHDTDILHEIDPDEKGLHLNLSARVDGDAKHPLGVTITPGVMREPTQFDHLQSDVEVFADLDSPIHVFDRGYLDYDRFCELKEYETDFICLLQADARVDVLEHIQDVEITDEQGTRVLRDELIELAETGEQFRRVVFEDIDGEELAYLTTLSSAYAPVEVMSIYTLRTMIEILFRELKQYTNIGNFHSRSLNGVLFEIFCTLIGYVLIEWFRQRHPLRGGVPEAIRTIRTRWNTTLRTYG; via the coding sequence ATGGGTACAGAGATCGACAGCGTTTCTCCATCAACTGTTGGAGCCGAGTTTTACTCGCTGCTCGACGCAGTCGACAGCGAGTTCATTGCCGACGACTTCGAAATCGGAACACACACTGCTAGACACGATTTTGACAACCACCTCAAAGTCGCCATTTTTGAGGGTGTTCACCCATCCGATTCACTTGCCGAACTCGCCGAGAAAACAGCTGTCTACGACGAATTGGCGTACATGGCTGGCTCGACATTTTCGAGGTTGACGAACGACCGCGACTATCGCGCGGTCGTTCGTCTGTTCCTAGAGTTGCTTCATTCACCACAGCTCTATCACCAACGCAGTGTTCAACGAAAACGACTTGACTGGCTTGATCGTGCCGTTGTAGCAACTGACGCAACTAATCTCCCCCTGACTAGGTCAGTTGCAGTTCCAAGCGAACGCCATGACACCGACATTCTGCATGAGATTGATCCCGATGAGAAAGGGCTCCATCTCAATCTTTCCGCGCGTGTCGATGGCGACGCCAAGCACCCGCTTGGCGTCACCATCACGCCAGGCGTAATGCGTGAACCAACCCAGTTCGACCATCTCCAAAGCGATGTCGAGGTCTTTGCAGACCTCGACTCGCCAATCCACGTTTTCGACCGCGGCTACCTTGATTATGACCGGTTCTGTGAACTCAAAGAGTATGAAACGGACTTCATCTGTCTCCTCCAAGCAGACGCTCGTGTCGACGTCCTGGAACACATCCAGGACGTCGAGATTACCGACGAGCAGGGGACACGAGTTCTCCGTGATGAACTGATTGAGCTTGCCGAGACTGGCGAACAATTCCGCCGCGTCGTCTTCGAAGATATTGATGGCGAGGAACTCGCGTACCTGACGACGTTGTCGTCAGCGTACGCGCCTGTTGAAGTGATGAGCATCTACACGCTTCGCACAATGATCGAGATCCTCTTCCGAGAACTCAAGCAGTACACAAATATCGGGAACTTCCACTCTCGGTCATTGAATGGCGTTCTCTTCGAGATTTTCTGTACATTGATCGGGTACGTGTTGATCGAATGGTTCCGGCAACGCCACCCACTGCGGGGTGGCGTGCCGGAAGCGATCCGCACGATCCGGACACGGTGGAACACAACGTTGCGAACCTATGGCTAA
- a CDS encoding response regulator encodes MAAEDEKGRTTIEILLIEPNPGDERLFAETFEDAEIANIAHTVSNGDETLNFLQQQDGHANNSSPDLILLEPRLPGKSGLEVLSELNDDPVLCEIPVVVLTTSDFGEDIIKENDINTDHHIRKPDEPDDFARFIQDIEKFWLSINKQEAT; translated from the coding sequence ATGGCTGCCGAAGACGAAAAGGGGAGAACGACGATAGAGATTCTGTTGATCGAACCTAATCCGGGAGATGAACGTCTTTTTGCGGAAACATTTGAAGATGCAGAAATTGCCAATATCGCGCACACTGTCTCTAACGGTGATGAAACGCTCAATTTCTTGCAGCAGCAAGATGGACATGCTAATAACTCCTCTCCCGATCTTATCCTCCTTGAACCTCGCTTACCGGGAAAGAGTGGTTTAGAAGTATTATCTGAGCTAAATGATGATCCGGTATTATGCGAGATACCCGTTGTGGTTCTCACTACTTCGGATTTCGGTGAAGATATCATCAAGGAAAACGATATTAATACTGACCATCATATTCGAAAACCCGATGAACCTGACGACTTTGCTCGATTTATTCAGGATATCGAGAAATTTTGGCTCTCTATTAACAAGCAGGAAGCGACCTGA
- a CDS encoding site-specific integrase, giving the protein MSEPEKVEGIVLIPGPSRKYLNERQLVAYKGHRKKYIKWLTRMGKDPEKLERYAHDTARNYASITDKFYRWAWDHRGGYTLDLEHDDADEYLQEQVFSDDEYSGSHLHNVKFTLKAYFRFRNDIDEWESEISISSPSGATQPKDYVTMDERKALREAVLEFGTVPAYAALSPEKRSEWKRFLARRYGKPMNEVSKDDWDRTNGFKYSSIVHTSFDAGLRPIEVGRAKTYWVDVENAALRIPEDESSKNEDNWTVILRHETAEYLARWLEEREMYDKYNDTDQLWLTRHSNPYSSSSLTYLIDSLCEIAEIDRSLSWYAIRHSTGTYMAREEDLAAAKSQLRHKSVETTMKYDQAPIEDRRNALDNMG; this is encoded by the coding sequence ATGTCTGAGCCCGAGAAAGTTGAAGGTATCGTTCTTATTCCCGGTCCCTCGCGAAAATATCTCAACGAACGGCAATTAGTTGCCTACAAGGGTCATCGGAAGAAATACATTAAATGGCTCACTCGCATGGGCAAAGACCCCGAAAAGCTCGAGAGATACGCTCATGACACCGCGCGAAACTACGCGAGTATCACCGACAAGTTCTATCGGTGGGCTTGGGATCATCGAGGCGGTTACACTCTCGATCTCGAGCATGATGACGCCGACGAATACCTACAGGAACAGGTATTCTCTGATGATGAATACTCAGGATCCCATCTACATAATGTAAAGTTCACCCTCAAGGCGTACTTCCGATTCCGAAATGACATAGATGAGTGGGAGTCTGAAATCTCTATCAGTTCACCATCAGGTGCCACTCAACCGAAAGACTACGTAACAATGGATGAACGAAAGGCCCTTCGTGAAGCTGTTCTCGAGTTCGGAACCGTTCCCGCCTACGCTGCACTTTCACCGGAAAAACGGTCCGAGTGGAAACGATTCCTTGCACGTCGATACGGTAAACCGATGAACGAAGTATCGAAAGACGATTGGGACCGTACGAACGGTTTCAAATATTCCAGTATTGTCCACACGTCTTTTGACGCAGGACTTCGACCTATCGAAGTTGGGCGAGCTAAAACCTACTGGGTAGACGTGGAAAACGCCGCACTTCGGATTCCGGAAGACGAATCATCAAAGAATGAGGATAACTGGACTGTTATCCTCCGGCACGAAACAGCAGAATATCTGGCACGGTGGCTCGAAGAGCGCGAAATGTACGATAAGTATAACGACACGGACCAACTTTGGCTGACTCGCCATAGTAATCCATACAGTTCGTCGTCACTCACTTACCTGATCGACAGTCTCTGTGAGATCGCTGAGATTGATCGAAGCCTATCGTGGTACGCTATTCGACACTCAACTGGAACATATATGGCTCGAGAGGAAGATTTGGCCGCAGCAAAGTCACAGCTGCGGCATAAATCAGTAGAGACAACGATGAAGTACGATCAGGCACCTATAGAGGATCGCCGAAACGCGCTGGATAATATGGGTTAG
- a CDS encoding helix-turn-helix domain-containing protein: MNSSTEASLEELPPSSKLVYKTLEHEGKCTQKELIEKTKLVARTVRYALNRLEEEELIEKQVSFQDARQQLYMISK, translated from the coding sequence ATGAACTCTTCAACAGAAGCGTCGCTTGAAGAACTACCTCCAAGCTCGAAACTTGTCTACAAGACGTTAGAACACGAGGGCAAATGTACCCAAAAGGAACTCATTGAGAAGACAAAACTCGTTGCACGGACCGTTCGATATGCACTTAATCGGCTTGAAGAGGAAGAGTTAATTGAGAAACAAGTATCTTTCCAAGATGCACGCCAGCAACTCTATATGATCTCTAAATGA
- a CDS encoding HalOD1 output domain-containing protein, protein MTEHDTGPTTPSAPTPDSVQVIKTIADHLDQDPTEVDFTFSDYLDPDALDSLLESSTEELVVAFTIEDLLVTVANDGTIEVRDHQN, encoded by the coding sequence ATGACTGAACACGATACAGGGCCTACGACTCCCTCTGCTCCAACTCCTGATAGTGTACAGGTGATTAAAACAATCGCAGATCATCTTGATCAGGATCCAACCGAGGTCGACTTCACATTTAGTGACTATCTTGATCCCGATGCGCTTGATTCACTTCTCGAGTCTTCTACTGAAGAGTTAGTTGTCGCATTTACGATTGAAGACCTGCTTGTTACCGTGGCAAACGATGGGACAATCGAGGTTAGAGATCATCAAAACTGA
- a CDS encoding PadR family transcriptional regulator, producing the protein MDDLTGFQRDLLYVIAGNEQPSGQDVKDEVEQYYSSEINHGRLYPNLDTIVNKELVEKGQLDRRTNYYDITDVGLEQLQERREWESQYVDF; encoded by the coding sequence ATGGACGATCTGACAGGGTTTCAACGCGACCTGCTGTACGTGATCGCAGGCAACGAACAGCCATCAGGCCAAGATGTGAAAGATGAAGTAGAGCAGTACTATAGTTCAGAAATCAACCATGGCCGGCTCTACCCGAATCTTGACACCATCGTCAACAAGGAGTTAGTGGAGAAAGGGCAACTGGATCGCCGGACCAACTACTACGATATCACGGATGTTGGTCTTGAACAACTGCAAGAGCGGCGAGAGTGGGAATCACAGTACGTGGATTTCTAA